The Anabaena sp. WA102 genome contains a region encoding:
- a CDS encoding DUF29 family protein: MTQELMELRQTILEGRYDDALEILDDLEEMSKQGTLRKIEAFLVRLVIHLIKNQIEQRLTNSWIASISDSVIQIAKLNIKDNQKSYYIKSDAWGEYLAEALEMAIRPASAEIFGGTLKPSQVSQRLQGKELIDFAENLLLLTYEYQPKELAKMIDNYLSQLPGGEDWFE, from the coding sequence ATGACGCAAGAATTAATGGAGTTAAGACAAACTATATTAGAAGGGCGTTATGATGATGCCTTGGAAATTCTTGATGATTTGGAGGAGATGAGCAAACAGGGAACTTTGCGAAAAATAGAAGCTTTTTTAGTGAGGTTGGTTATTCATCTGATTAAAAATCAAATTGAACAGCGTTTAACTAATTCTTGGATTGCTTCAATTTCTGATTCTGTGATTCAAATTGCCAAATTGAATATTAAAGATAATCAAAAATCTTATTATATTAAATCTGATGCATGGGGTGAATATTTAGCAGAAGCTTTAGAAATGGCAATTCGTCCCGCTAGTGCGGAGATTTTTGGCGGAACGTTAAAACCAAGTCAAGTTTCTCAAAGATTACAAGGAAAAGAATTAATTGATTTTGCTGAAAACCTTTTGTTGTTAACTTATGAATATCAACCTAAAGAGTTAGCAAAGATGATTGATAATTATTTATCACAATTACCAGGTGGTGAAGATTGGTTTGAGTAG
- a CDS encoding YlqD family protein — protein MDVSNPQLLLKRPINVKAIVTSLWKEEVQQQLQAQINQVDQQLQQLDVEGQRAISAIQKQSVQPPGPQTLQQIDNIQLQVNQKKSELLEQKNQMLQNLQQVQLLELDQEVNQFQMESFFRIELGDNLISKMQVEVVLRDGIVEEIRGDI, from the coding sequence ATGGATGTCTCCAACCCTCAATTGCTTTTAAAACGCCCAATTAATGTCAAAGCCATAGTTACTAGTCTCTGGAAAGAGGAAGTACAACAGCAACTCCAAGCTCAGATTAATCAAGTTGACCAACAACTACAACAACTAGACGTTGAAGGACAAAGAGCAATTAGCGCCATTCAAAAGCAAAGTGTTCAACCACCAGGACCCCAAACACTCCAACAAATTGACAATATTCAACTGCAAGTCAATCAAAAGAAAAGTGAACTCCTAGAGCAGAAAAACCAAATGCTGCAAAATCTCCAGCAAGTACAATTGTTGGAATTAGATCAAGAAGTCAACCAATTTCAAATGGAAAGCTTTTTCCGCATCGAACTGGGTGATAACTTGATTAGTAAAATGCAGGTGGAAGTCGTCCTGCGTGATGGCATTGTTGAAGAAATTCGCGGAGATATCTAA
- a CDS encoding AMP-dependent synthetase/ligase: MTKTQSATSFLANISERESLALQSLVDYTNVESLPEIWTLAARKFGNIVALHNPHSKPEVKITYSQLSGQIQQFAAGLQKLGININNSDTLPYGERVSLIADNSPRWFIADQGIMTAGAVNAVRSAQAEREELLYIISHSGSTALVIEDLKTLNKLGESLNELPIKLVVLLSDEAPPTERNFPVVNFSQLLDIGSNNTLIATKQSSESLATLIYTSGTTGKPKGVMLSHKNLLHQVKSLGVVVQPEKGDIVLSILPTWHSYERSGEYFLLSQGCTQIYTNLRSVKGDLKKFKPNYMIAVPRLWESIYEGVQKQFREQPAKKQSLVKFLLDMSQKYVEARRISQRLSLNHIHTSLIERSQAKIAELVLLPLHILGEKLVYAKVREATGGKIKHVISGGGALPAYIDNFFEIVGVEILQGYGLTETSPVTNARRPWRNLRGSSGQPIPGTEVKIVNPETRQPLPVGERGLVLLKGPQIMQGYYQNPEATTKAIDTEGWFDSGDLGWVTPENDLVLTGRAKDTIVLTNGENIEPQPIEDACLRSPYIDQIMLVGQDQRSIGALIVPNLEALAKWAETQNNSEKIDLESKIVQDLFRQELNREVQNRPSYRADDRIGAFKLIEEQFSIENGLMTQTLKIRRHVVMERYCDIINKMFAK, encoded by the coding sequence ATGACAAAAACCCAATCTGCAACTTCTTTCTTAGCTAACATTTCTGAGCGGGAAAGCCTGGCTTTACAGAGTTTAGTAGATTACACAAACGTCGAGTCACTACCAGAAATTTGGACTTTAGCTGCCAGGAAATTTGGTAATATTGTTGCCCTGCATAACCCCCACTCCAAACCAGAAGTAAAAATTACCTATAGTCAGTTGTCAGGGCAAATTCAACAATTTGCCGCCGGTTTGCAAAAGTTAGGCATCAATATAAACAATAGCGACACTCTTCCCTATGGTGAACGGGTTTCCCTCATTGCTGACAACAGTCCCCGCTGGTTTATTGCCGACCAAGGTATAATGACCGCTGGAGCGGTAAATGCAGTCCGTAGCGCCCAAGCAGAACGAGAAGAATTACTCTATATTATTTCCCATAGTGGCAGTACCGCATTAGTAATTGAGGATCTCAAAACTCTAAATAAGTTAGGAGAAAGCTTAAATGAATTGCCGATTAAGCTGGTAGTTCTCCTTTCTGATGAAGCACCACCCACAGAACGTAATTTTCCAGTGGTGAACTTTTCCCAATTATTAGATATTGGTAGTAACAACACTTTAATAGCTACCAAACAAAGCAGCGAAAGTTTAGCAACTCTAATTTATACCTCCGGGACTACGGGAAAACCCAAGGGTGTAATGCTATCTCACAAAAATTTGCTGCACCAAGTTAAAAGTTTGGGGGTAGTTGTCCAACCAGAAAAAGGAGATATTGTTCTGAGTATTCTGCCCACATGGCATAGTTATGAACGCAGTGGAGAATATTTTTTACTTTCTCAAGGTTGTACCCAAATTTACACTAATTTGCGTTCTGTGAAAGGGGATTTAAAGAAATTTAAACCCAATTACATGATTGCTGTTCCTCGACTATGGGAATCAATTTATGAAGGAGTGCAAAAACAATTCCGCGAACAACCAGCTAAAAAACAAAGTTTGGTCAAATTTTTACTGGATATGAGCCAGAAATATGTTGAAGCGCGGCGTATTTCCCAGAGATTGAGCTTAAATCACATTCACACCTCACTTATTGAACGTTCCCAAGCCAAAATAGCAGAATTAGTCTTGTTACCACTCCATATACTAGGTGAAAAATTAGTTTATGCCAAAGTGCGAGAAGCCACAGGTGGAAAAATTAAGCACGTTATTAGTGGTGGTGGGGCGCTACCTGCATATATAGATAACTTCTTTGAAATTGTTGGTGTGGAAATTTTACAAGGTTATGGTTTGACAGAAACCTCACCAGTAACTAATGCTCGTCGTCCTTGGCGAAATTTACGGGGTTCTTCGGGACAACCAATTCCGGGTACGGAAGTAAAAATTGTCAATCCTGAGACTCGTCAACCTCTACCAGTTGGAGAACGGGGTTTAGTCCTGCTCAAAGGGCCACAAATCATGCAGGGCTATTATCAAAATCCCGAAGCCACAACCAAAGCCATAGACACAGAAGGTTGGTTTGATAGCGGTGATTTAGGTTGGGTAACTCCTGAAAATGACCTAGTATTAACAGGTAGAGCAAAAGACACCATTGTTTTAACCAACGGTGAAAACATCGAACCCCAGCCCATAGAAGATGCTTGTTTGCGATCGCCCTATATTGACCAAATCATGTTAGTAGGACAAGATCAACGTAGCATTGGCGCTCTGATTGTTCCTAACCTAGAAGCCTTAGCAAAATGGGCAGAAACTCAAAATAATAGTGAAAAGATTGACTTAGAGAGTAAAATAGTCCAGGATTTGTTTCGTCAAGAATTAAATCGGGAAGTCCAAAACCGTCCCAGCTATCGAGCCGATGATCGTATTGGAGCATTTAAACTCATTGAGGAACAATTCTCAATTGAAAATGGACTCATGACACAAACTCTGAAAATCCGTCGTCACGTTGTCATGGAACGATATTGCGATATTATTAACAAGATGTTTGCTAAATAA
- the recQ gene encoding DNA helicase RecQ → MLQYPHLEKALKHHFGYDQFRPGQRQIIEDALENRDLMVIMPTGGGKSLCFQLPALLKPGLTVVVSPLIALMQDQVEALRTNNISATFLNSSLNAYKVRSREEAIMNGKIKLLYVAPERLVSDRFLPLLDVVKEKVGISTFAIDEAHCVSEWGHDFRPEYRQLRLLRKRYPDVPTVALTATATDRVKADIIEQLGLRQPSIHIASFNRQNLYYEVRAKSNRAYAELLEIVRENEGSGIIYCLTRKKVDEITLKLQNDKISVLPYHAGLSDEERSKNQTRFIRDDVRVMVATVAFGMGINKPDVRFVVHSDLPRNLESYYQESGRAGRDDEPSKCTLFFNYGDIKTIEWSINQKTDPQEQLIAKQQLRQVIDYAEGTDCRRTIQLSYFGERFPGNCGNCDNCLYPKPVQDWTIEAMKFLSCVARCKERYGMLHIIDILRGAKNQRIVVNKHDQLSTYGIGKDKTVDEWRMLGRSLLHQGLIEQTADGYSILKLNALSWEVMRKQRPVSIAVPIAKKITWEEENVKAADVEVLMQKLRSLRKELADEQAVPPYVIFHDSTLKLMAQSQPKTLDEFGNLSGVGSHKLSQYGERFLAEIQKYRQEQGLQEKTINRVSSSPHSHSPSDTELTTLELYNQGLSIENIAKQRNVKTATIINHLSNLIEKKQPVDLSKLVPLERQKKIWNVLEIVGDIALTPIRENLGESYSFDEIRLVRAKWRREKQKTIKDDIDF, encoded by the coding sequence ATGCTTCAGTACCCACACCTAGAAAAAGCCTTAAAACATCATTTTGGTTATGATCAATTTCGCCCTGGACAACGGCAAATTATCGAAGATGCACTAGAGAATCGTGATTTAATGGTAATTATGCCCACAGGTGGGGGTAAATCTCTGTGCTTTCAATTACCGGCACTTTTAAAACCCGGTTTAACAGTGGTAGTCTCACCCTTGATAGCTTTAATGCAAGATCAAGTAGAAGCACTGCGAACTAATAACATTTCTGCCACATTTCTGAATAGTAGTCTTAACGCCTATAAAGTTCGCTCCCGTGAAGAAGCGATCATGAATGGTAAAATAAAATTGCTTTATGTCGCCCCAGAACGCCTTGTTAGTGACCGATTTCTCCCCCTTTTAGACGTAGTTAAGGAAAAAGTGGGGATTTCCACCTTTGCCATTGATGAAGCCCATTGTGTCTCAGAATGGGGGCATGATTTCCGCCCAGAATATCGGCAATTAAGATTACTCCGAAAACGTTATCCTGATGTGCCTACAGTTGCCCTCACTGCTACCGCCACAGATAGAGTCAAGGCTGATATTATTGAACAATTAGGATTAAGACAACCAAGTATTCATATTGCTAGTTTTAACCGCCAAAATCTTTATTATGAAGTCCGGGCTAAAAGTAACCGTGCTTACGCCGAATTATTAGAAATAGTTAGAGAAAATGAAGGTTCGGGAATTATTTATTGTTTAACTCGCAAAAAAGTTGATGAAATAACTTTAAAACTCCAAAATGATAAGATTTCTGTTTTGCCTTATCATGCTGGTTTAAGTGATGAGGAAAGATCAAAAAATCAAACTCGGTTTATTCGGGATGATGTGCGAGTAATGGTAGCCACCGTTGCCTTTGGCATGGGCATTAATAAACCTGATGTGCGGTTTGTTGTGCATTCCGATTTACCCCGAAATCTAGAGAGTTACTATCAGGAATCAGGGCGAGCCGGTAGAGATGATGAACCTTCTAAATGTACATTATTTTTCAATTATGGTGATATTAAAACTATAGAATGGAGTATTAATCAAAAAACCGATCCTCAAGAACAATTAATAGCTAAACAGCAACTAAGACAGGTAATTGATTATGCGGAAGGGACAGATTGTAGACGCACAATTCAATTAAGTTATTTCGGGGAAAGATTTCCCGGAAATTGCGGAAATTGTGATAATTGTCTTTATCCTAAACCTGTCCAAGATTGGACAATTGAAGCCATGAAATTTCTATCTTGTGTGGCCAGGTGTAAAGAAAGATATGGAATGTTACATATTATTGATATATTAAGAGGCGCGAAAAATCAGAGAATTGTTGTTAATAAACATGATCAACTTTCTACCTATGGAATTGGCAAAGATAAAACAGTAGATGAATGGCGAATGTTAGGAAGATCACTTTTACATCAAGGGTTAATAGAACAAACCGCAGACGGTTATTCAATTTTAAAACTTAATGCTTTGAGTTGGGAAGTAATGCGAAAACAACGCCCAGTTTCCATTGCTGTTCCTATAGCAAAGAAAATTACTTGGGAAGAGGAAAATGTCAAAGCAGCAGATGTAGAAGTGCTAATGCAAAAATTGCGATCGCTTAGGAAAGAACTCGCAGACGAACAAGCAGTACCACCCTACGTCATCTTCCATGATTCTACCCTCAAATTAATGGCACAAAGCCAACCAAAAACCTTAGATGAATTTGGCAATCTTTCCGGGGTTGGTAGTCATAAATTATCTCAATATGGCGAAAGATTCTTAGCAGAAATTCAAAAATACCGCCAAGAACAAGGGTTACAAGAAAAGACTATTAATCGAGTTAGTTCCTCACCTCATTCTCACTCACCTTCTGATACAGAATTAACAACATTGGAATTATATAACCAGGGTTTGAGTATTGAAAACATCGCTAAACAACGCAACGTTAAAACTGCCACAATTATCAATCATCTCTCCAATTTAATTGAGAAAAAACAACCTGTAGATTTAAGTAAATTAGTCCCCTTAGAACGCCAAAAGAAAATCTGGAACGTCTTAGAAATTGTTGGTGATATTGCCCTCACACCCATTCGGGAAAATTTAGGTGAAAGCTACAGTTTTGACGAAATTCGTTTAGTTAGAGCAAAATGGCGCAGAGAAAAACAAAAAACCATTAAAGATGATATTGATTTTTAG
- a CDS encoding AAA family ATPase, with the protein MFISIEQIRESLKHLENVDSFWGITFLKFKQLQLPVGNTIEISLYSEIKDFLEKNYKLYKDSTFSYRCFRLSKNKNRWIKLNRYVNSIIEDVYREIYKDIHTPIFRESLINNINEDRWGWKDNYIEILKSCLFQYDNQLIPTFHLAVWLYREKEWSSETTPEDIIEKFKDDFLINEQEFNNLFDISIPENTNISQLFKNKKVSWTELKTVIEKPPFIPPEEGTLTYLEIQGVGAAKKLFFEPAERLSLITGDNGLGKTFLLECAWWALTGQWANLPAYPTQTGSEDEPVITFKISGDSESDTESISYDWQLQRWNEIKNRSTIPGLLIYARVDGSFAVWDTAKQYLSSSSRIRNIEKKPLPFVFTKDELWNGQKDENGNTFINGLLQDWIQWQSRPDKYPFDTLVKVLERLSPPEEGDLGILKPGEPVRLPYDAREIPTIEHPYGTVPIIHASAGVQRIITMAYLIVWAYEEHKIQSKLIRIEPQKRMVILVDELEAHLHPQWQRAILPALLDVRDDLASDLQVQIMVATHSPLVMASVEPRFDERVDKLFSLELVKSDLLGNEVQIEELPFIRQGVVDSWLMSDVFKLRHARSLEAEKAIEAAKVLQLSDNPNSEDVARVSNDLARYLSEDDRFWPRWVYFAEQHGVDL; encoded by the coding sequence ATGTTTATTAGTATTGAACAGATTAGAGAGTCTCTTAAACATTTGGAAAATGTAGATTCTTTTTGGGGAATTACTTTTTTGAAGTTTAAGCAATTACAATTACCAGTAGGTAATACGATTGAAATATCTCTATATTCGGAAATTAAAGATTTTTTAGAAAAAAACTATAAACTCTATAAGGACTCAACATTTTCTTATAGATGTTTCCGTTTATCAAAAAATAAAAATAGATGGATAAAACTTAACAGATATGTAAATTCTATAATAGAAGATGTTTATAGAGAGATTTATAAAGATATCCATACACCAATATTTAGAGAATCATTAATCAATAACATAAATGAAGACAGATGGGGCTGGAAAGATAACTATATTGAAATTTTAAAATCCTGTTTGTTTCAGTATGATAATCAACTGATTCCTACTTTTCATTTAGCTGTATGGCTATATCGTGAAAAAGAATGGTCATCTGAAACAACACCAGAAGATATTATTGAAAAATTTAAAGATGATTTTTTGATAAATGAACAAGAATTTAACAACTTATTTGATATTTCTATTCCTGAAAATACCAACATAAGCCAGCTTTTCAAAAATAAAAAAGTGTCTTGGACAGAATTGAAAACTGTTATTGAAAAACCTCCATTTATACCACCCGAAGAAGGTACTTTAACTTATCTAGAAATACAAGGGGTAGGGGCTGCAAAAAAACTTTTTTTTGAACCAGCAGAACGACTGAGTTTAATTACAGGTGATAATGGACTGGGTAAAACTTTTTTACTAGAATGTGCTTGGTGGGCTTTAACTGGACAGTGGGCAAATTTACCAGCATATCCAACGCAAACCGGAAGTGAAGATGAACCTGTAATTACATTTAAAATTTCTGGAGATTCTGAATCTGATACAGAGAGTATTTCTTATGACTGGCAACTTCAAAGATGGAATGAAATTAAAAATCGCTCAACTATTCCAGGTCTTTTAATTTATGCCAGAGTAGATGGTTCTTTTGCCGTATGGGACACAGCAAAACAATATTTGTCATCTTCTTCACGGATTAGAAATATTGAGAAAAAACCACTTCCTTTTGTGTTTACAAAAGATGAGTTATGGAATGGTCAAAAAGATGAAAATGGCAATACTTTTATTAATGGATTATTACAAGATTGGATTCAATGGCAAAGTAGACCAGATAAATATCCATTTGACACCTTAGTAAAAGTATTAGAACGTTTATCACCTCCCGAAGAAGGGGATTTAGGAATTTTGAAACCGGGAGAACCTGTCAGACTTCCTTATGATGCTAGAGAAATTCCCACCATAGAACATCCTTATGGAACTGTTCCCATTATTCATGCTTCCGCAGGGGTACAGAGGATAATTACAATGGCTTATTTGATAGTTTGGGCTTATGAAGAACATAAAATACAATCAAAACTTATCCGCATAGAACCACAGAAGAGAATGGTTATTTTAGTAGATGAATTAGAAGCACATCTTCACCCCCAATGGCAAAGGGCTATTTTACCTGCGTTGTTAGATGTGAGAGATGATTTAGCATCTGATTTACAAGTGCAAATTATGGTTGCTACTCATTCTCCTTTAGTTATGGCATCTGTAGAACCTAGATTTGATGAAAGAGTTGATAAGCTATTTAGTTTAGAACTGGTGAAAAGCGATTTATTAGGTAATGAAGTCCAAATTGAAGAACTTCCTTTTATCCGTCAAGGTGTGGTAGACTCTTGGTTAATGTCTGATGTTTTCAAATTGCGTCATGCTCGTTCTTTGGAAGCAGAAAAGGCTATAGAAGCAGCGAAAGTTTTACAATTATCAGATAATCCAAATTCGGAAGATGTGGCAAGAGTATCAAATGATTTGGCAAGGTATTTATCAGAAGATGATAGATTTTGGCCAAGGTGGGTTTATTTTGCAGAACAGCATGGAGTAGATTTGTGA
- a CDS encoding HEAT repeat domain-containing protein: protein MAETQKLTTNSLTYSEGVNLQVPDVYVPLGLVERKEISKRENDSFPDKGSELYQELEIIQKFENQEFLEQVLKEKNTRKSKCKRIAIIGEPGAGKTTLLQKIVDYLSKKINQSIIIWISLADLQGEKLEKYLFDTWLTAASQRIGQAEATDQIKNDFVTQFNKSRVWLLLDGLDEISSNSGHILADIHRQIRQSGCINQARIVVTCRLNLWDGGSNALNDFDIYRTLDFSYPEQVEKFIDKWFTAIPELDRERGKRLCNSLKETGKERIQDLVKNPLRLTLLCLNWQAREGKLQDTQAGFYQQLVDDFYKWKQDEFVTKAAQRQQLNIKLGELAREAIDKEATRFRLRGEFINQFLGDADDKNSLLSLALRLGWLNKVGKDTDRKPVYAFFHASFQEYFAATAINDWDFFLPRNHKNKPVKNKKYRIFEPQWKQTILLWLGRPEENIRTQKKQFIEALIEFKDGCVKYKNKGFHEYRTYFLAAAGIAEFKDFSQTDEIVKQIINWSLDISNYSNIHAQADVAIQETDRTKAIAALVELINTSQDESTRRQAADSLGKIGLGNAVAIAALVELINTSQDESTRRQAADSLGKIGLGNAVAIAALVELINRSQDLFTKRMVAEGLEKIGIGNQVVIAALVELINTSQDEDTRWIVALSLGKIHPDNPVAIAALVELINTSQDESTHRMAAVSLGKIGVGNAVAIAALVELINTSQDEYTRGRAAESLEKIVVGNADEIPALVQLINTSKDKVIHIYVALSLGKMGVGNPVVIAALVELINTSQDSWYTRLRAAESLGIIDPGNPVAIAALVELTNTLPDTFIRGIVAESLGKIGVGNAEAITALVKLINTSQDEQTLRNASESLGKIDPGNPVAIAALVKLINTSQDIFIRDYVSESLGKIGIGNPVAIAALVKLINTSQDEETHRWAAYNLDEIDPGNADAIAALVKLIKTSQDNKTLGLAAYNLYEIDPGNADAIAALVELINTSQDGGIRNLAADRLGKIGVGDQPMVIKAISGYQLTNEHYQLIGKIAQNMLYPEFYQTWHQPSSFTRLFRTVKSIFYSISKR, encoded by the coding sequence TTGGCAGAAACGCAAAAATTAACTACAAATTCCCTCACTTATTCTGAGGGGGTTAATTTACAAGTGCCAGATGTTTATGTGCCACTAGGTTTAGTAGAACGAAAAGAAATATCTAAGCGTGAAAATGATTCTTTTCCAGATAAAGGATCAGAACTTTATCAAGAACTTGAAATTATTCAAAAGTTTGAGAATCAGGAATTTTTAGAACAAGTTTTAAAAGAGAAAAACACACGCAAAAGTAAATGTAAACGCATTGCAATTATTGGTGAACCGGGGGCAGGTAAAACTACCTTATTACAAAAAATTGTTGATTATTTATCTAAAAAAATTAATCAATCAATTATTATTTGGATATCTTTAGCCGATTTACAAGGTGAAAAATTAGAAAAATATTTATTTGATACTTGGCTAACTGCTGCTAGTCAAAGAATAGGACAAGCAGAAGCTACAGACCAAATTAAAAATGATTTTGTCACCCAATTTAACAAAAGTCGAGTATGGCTATTATTAGATGGGTTAGATGAAATATCTAGTAATTCTGGTCATATTTTAGCTGATATTCATAGACAAATTCGGCAAAGTGGATGTATTAATCAAGCACGAATCGTTGTAACTTGTCGGTTAAATTTATGGGATGGTGGCAGCAATGCGCTTAATGATTTTGATATCTATCGAACTTTAGACTTTTCTTATCCTGAACAGGTAGAAAAGTTTATTGATAAATGGTTTACCGCAATTCCTGAACTGGATAGAGAACGAGGTAAACGATTATGTAATTCTTTAAAAGAAACTGGTAAAGAGCGCATTCAAGATTTAGTTAAAAATCCTTTGCGATTAACATTACTTTGTTTAAATTGGCAAGCCAGAGAGGGAAAATTACAAGATACACAAGCGGGATTCTATCAGCAATTAGTTGATGATTTTTATAAATGGAAACAAGATGAATTCGTCACGAAAGCAGCACAACGTCAACAACTGAATATTAAATTAGGTGAATTAGCGAGGGAAGCAATAGATAAAGAAGCAACTCGTTTTCGCTTGCGGGGTGAGTTTATTAATCAGTTTTTGGGTGATGCTGATGATAAAAATTCACTACTAAGTTTAGCTTTGAGATTAGGTTGGCTAAATAAGGTGGGAAAAGATACAGATAGAAAACCTGTGTATGCTTTTTTTCATGCCTCATTTCAAGAATACTTTGCTGCCACAGCAATTAATGATTGGGATTTTTTCTTACCCAGAAACCATAAAAATAAACCTGTAAAAAATAAAAAATATCGTATTTTTGAACCACAGTGGAAACAGACAATATTGCTGTGGTTAGGACGACCAGAAGAAAATATAAGAACTCAAAAAAAACAGTTTATTGAGGCATTAATTGAGTTTAAAGATGGCTGTGTGAAATATAAAAATAAAGGTTTTCATGAATATCGAACCTATTTTTTAGCTGCTGCTGGAATTGCTGAATTTAAAGATTTTTCTCAAACAGATGAAATAGTTAAGCAAATTATTAATTGGTCATTAGATATTTCTAATTATAGTAATATTCACGCTCAAGCAGATGTAGCGATACAAGAAACAGATCGAACAAAGGCGATCGCAGCTTTGGTAGAATTAATCAACACATCACAGGATGAATCTACCCGTAGGCAGGCGGCTGATAGCTTAGGGAAAATAGGCCTTGGTAATGCAGTTGCGATCGCAGCTTTGGTAGAATTAATCAACACATCACAGGATGAATCTACCCGTAGGCAGGCGGCTGATAGCTTAGGGAAAATAGGCCTTGGTAATGCAGTTGCGATCGCAGCTTTGGTAGAATTAATTAACAGATCACAGGATCTTTTTACTAAGAGAATGGTGGCTGAAGGCTTAGAGAAAATAGGCATTGGTAATCAAGTGGTGATCGCTGCTTTGGTAGAATTAATCAACACATCACAGGATGAAGATACCCGTTGGATCGTGGCTCTTAGTTTAGGGAAAATACACCCTGATAATCCAGTTGCGATCGCAGCTTTGGTAGAATTAATCAACACATCACAGGATGAATCTACCCATAGGATGGCGGCTGTTAGCTTAGGGAAAATAGGCGTTGGTAATGCAGTTGCGATCGCAGCTTTGGTAGAATTAATCAACACATCACAGGATGAGTATACCCGTGGGCGGGCGGCTGAAAGCTTAGAGAAAATAGTCGTTGGTAATGCAGATGAGATCCCTGCTTTGGTACAATTAATCAACACATCAAAGGATAAGGTTATCCATATATATGTGGCTCTTAGCTTGGGGAAAATGGGCGTTGGTAATCCAGTTGTGATCGCTGCGTTGGTAGAATTAATTAACACATCACAGGATTCGTGGTATACTCGTTTGCGCGCGGCTGAAAGCTTAGGAATAATAGACCCTGGTAATCCAGTTGCGATCGCAGCTTTGGTAGAATTAACTAACACATTACCAGATACTTTCATCCGTGGAATTGTCGCTGAAAGCTTAGGGAAAATAGGAGTTGGTAATGCAGAAGCGATCACGGCTTTGGTAAAATTAATCAATACATCACAGGATGAGCAGACACTTAGGAACGCATCTGAAAGCTTAGGAAAAATAGACCCTGGTAATCCAGTTGCGATCGCAGCTTTGGTAAAATTAATCAATACATCACAGGATATTTTTATCCGTGATTATGTGAGTGAAAGTTTAGGGAAAATAGGCATTGGTAATCCAGTGGCGATCGCTGCTTTGGTAAAATTAATTAACACATCACAAGATGAGGAGACCCATAGATGGGCGGCTTATAACTTAGACGAAATAGACCCTGGTAATGCAGATGCGATCGCTGCTTTAGTAAAATTAATTAAAACATCACAGGATAATAAGACCCTTGGGTTGGCAGCTTATAACTTATACGAAATAGACCCTGGTAATGCAGATGCGATCGCTGCTTTGGTAGAATTAATCAACACATCACAGGATGGGGGTATCCGTAACTTGGCGGCTGATAGGTTAGGGAAAATAGGCGTTGGTGATCAACCTATGGTAATTAAAGCCATAAGTGGTTATCAGCTAACTAATGAACATTATCAACTCATTGGGAAAATCGCCCAAAATATGCTTTATCCAGAATTTTATCAGACTTGGCATCAACCTTCCTCTTTTACTCGTTTATTCCGCACTGTCAAAAGCATTTTCTATAGTATTTCCAAGAGATAG